One Micromonospora craniellae genomic region harbors:
- a CDS encoding serine/threonine-protein kinase — MSDASPQLVADRYRLISPLGQGGMGRVWKARDEVLHRDVAIKELVPPPGLTTDERREMRERSLREARAIARLNNINVVRIFDVLRTDGDPWIVMEYVASRSLQDTLAEDGPVPAAQAVQIGLGVLNALKAAHKAGIMHRDVKPGNVLLGTDGRVVLTDFGLATIPGDPNVTRTGMVLGSPAYIAPERARDGTAGPEADLWSLGATLYAAVEGKSPFARPSAISTLAALATEPVPPARNAGPLKQVLAGLLRKNPEERITAESAERMLRRASGRRSRGISLLDGVRRPGPNGPREPRQPLVPAPRPSGEQPTPPVAPPVPRTPPAVGPLAAGAAAAGAASSGPSGSGPDPATGKPPVSDAAPTAKVAAPTGADADPTTKVDAGPDADPTTKVDAASTAAGAAGAESASSTDAASSVSDTGPAAGSDASATDTATSRDDDSADQADEGTTTAGTPTTPDGSDATVLSATTSGSATASADDTKVDGPAVEATAKADASAGGTPDRSDSGEPTRRVDPPAPAKDATRVAPASTSLMPSAPVSPAAPARGSVFKTGQLRSERTRRAVLVGALVALLLVGLVVAVPLLTSGDGEDGSTPQDTAGTSESSAPPTSAPAVPPPTSAAPPSASPSPTPSESAAGSLPEGWTMRNDPVGFKVAVPDGWRRSAGGTWVKYRDPDGVSELTIDRTDRPQRDAAAAWRAIEPGRKNVRGVQGYRRIDISTIDCKWRTCADWDWYQTRNGVELRVRNRGFVTASNRGFALRWEVPNSEWNAQLPNFETLFREFVPDRED, encoded by the coding sequence ATGTCTGACGCTTCCCCCCAACTCGTCGCCGACCGGTACCGGCTCATCTCGCCGCTCGGTCAGGGCGGCATGGGTCGGGTATGGAAGGCGCGCGACGAGGTGCTGCACCGCGACGTCGCCATCAAGGAGTTGGTCCCGCCACCGGGCCTGACCACCGACGAGCGCCGTGAGATGCGCGAACGCTCGCTGCGGGAGGCGCGCGCCATCGCCCGCCTCAACAACATCAACGTGGTACGCATCTTCGACGTGCTCCGCACCGACGGTGACCCGTGGATCGTGATGGAGTACGTGGCGTCACGCTCGTTGCAGGACACCCTCGCCGAGGACGGTCCGGTGCCGGCGGCCCAGGCGGTGCAGATCGGGCTGGGCGTGCTCAACGCCCTGAAGGCGGCGCACAAGGCCGGCATCATGCACCGCGACGTCAAGCCCGGCAACGTGCTGCTCGGCACTGACGGTCGGGTGGTGCTGACCGACTTCGGCCTGGCCACGATCCCCGGCGACCCCAACGTCACGCGCACCGGCATGGTGCTCGGCTCTCCGGCGTACATCGCGCCCGAGCGCGCCCGGGACGGCACCGCCGGCCCGGAGGCGGACCTGTGGTCGCTGGGTGCCACGCTCTACGCCGCCGTGGAGGGCAAGTCGCCGTTCGCGCGACCGTCGGCGATCAGCACGCTGGCCGCGCTCGCCACCGAACCGGTGCCGCCGGCCCGTAACGCCGGGCCGCTCAAGCAGGTGCTGGCCGGGCTGCTGCGCAAGAACCCCGAGGAGCGGATCACCGCCGAGTCTGCCGAGCGGATGCTGCGGCGGGCCAGTGGTCGGCGGAGTCGGGGCATCTCGCTGCTCGACGGCGTACGCCGGCCAGGGCCGAACGGGCCGCGTGAGCCCCGTCAGCCGCTGGTGCCCGCGCCCCGCCCGTCGGGAGAGCAGCCCACCCCGCCGGTCGCCCCGCCCGTGCCCCGTACGCCACCGGCCGTCGGGCCACTCGCGGCGGGTGCCGCAGCGGCCGGTGCGGCCAGCTCCGGTCCCTCAGGCTCCGGTCCGGATCCGGCGACCGGGAAGCCGCCGGTCTCCGACGCCGCGCCGACGGCGAAGGTCGCGGCGCCCACGGGCGCGGACGCCGATCCGACCACGAAGGTGGACGCTGGTCCGGACGCGGACCCGACGACGAAGGTGGACGCGGCGTCGACCGCTGCCGGGGCCGCCGGTGCGGAGTCGGCGTCGAGCACGGATGCGGCGTCGTCCGTGTCGGACACCGGCCCGGCTGCCGGGTCCGACGCGTCCGCCACGGACACCGCGACGAGCCGCGACGACGACTCGGCCGACCAGGCCGATGAGGGCACCACCACGGCCGGTACGCCGACGACCCCGGACGGGTCCGACGCGACCGTTTTGTCCGCCACCACCAGCGGGTCAGCCACTGCCTCGGCCGACGACACCAAGGTCGACGGTCCCGCTGTGGAGGCGACCGCCAAGGCCGACGCCAGTGCGGGCGGCACGCCTGACCGGTCCGACTCGGGCGAGCCGACCCGGCGGGTCGACCCACCGGCTCCCGCGAAGGACGCCACCCGGGTCGCGCCCGCTTCGACCTCGCTGATGCCGTCGGCACCGGTGAGCCCGGCGGCACCGGCTCGCGGTTCGGTCTTCAAGACCGGCCAACTGCGATCCGAGCGCACTCGTCGTGCCGTGCTGGTCGGCGCGCTGGTCGCCCTGCTGCTCGTCGGCTTGGTGGTGGCGGTCCCGCTGCTCACCAGCGGTGACGGCGAGGACGGGAGCACCCCGCAGGACACGGCCGGGACGTCCGAGTCGTCCGCGCCGCCGACCTCCGCGCCGGCCGTGCCACCACCGACCTCCGCCGCACCGCCCAGCGCCTCCCCGTCGCCCACCCCGTCCGAGAGCGCGGCGGGCAGCCTGCCCGAGGGCTGGACGATGCGGAACGACCCGGTGGGCTTCAAGGTCGCGGTGCCGGACGGCTGGCGGCGTAGCGCGGGTGGCACCTGGGTCAAGTACCGCGATCCGGACGGTGTCAGCGAGCTGACGATCGACCGCACCGACCGGCCGCAGCGGGATGCGGCTGCCGCCTGGCGGGCCATCGAACCGGGCCGGAAGAACGTCCGTGGCGTGCAGGGATACCGGCGGATTGACATCTCCACCATCGACTGCAAGTGGCGGACCTGCGCCGACTGGGACTGGTACCAGACCCGCAACGGGGTTGAGCTGCGGGTGCGCAACCGAGGCTTCGTCACCGCCAGCAACCGGGGCTTCGCCCTGCGCTGGGAGGTGCCGAACAGCGAGTGGAACGCGCAGTTGCCGAACTTCGAGACGCTGTTCCGGGAGTTCGTGCCGGACCGCGAGGACTGA
- a CDS encoding acyl-CoA carboxylase subunit epsilon, producing the protein MSVEEPLFRVVRGVPTAEDLAALVGAIVVRSRPAPAPATAPVSAWARSGRPVGAALLPGSGAWRASGLPR; encoded by the coding sequence ATGTCTGTCGAGGAGCCGCTGTTCCGGGTCGTCCGCGGCGTGCCGACCGCCGAGGACCTGGCCGCGCTGGTGGGCGCGATCGTCGTACGCTCCCGCCCGGCACCCGCGCCCGCCACCGCCCCGGTCTCGGCCTGGGCCCGCAGCGGCCGACCCGTGGGTGCCGCACTCTTGCCGGGCAGCGGCGCCTGGCGCGCCTCCGGTCTGCCCCGCTGA
- the mycP gene encoding type VII secretion-associated serine protease mycosin has protein sequence MLAALLLATTSTPAPSHMLVRPPEPDAGQIRKLQRHLDYLVVSEAHATSRGKGIVVAILDTGVAPHLDLRRNLLPGVDLLADSTRNGWQDADGHGTAMAGLIASHGQSSNRGTLGIAPDAEILPVRFKSAGQEGTARDLARAIDYAVSNGADVISISSTGGPDVGLQEAIQSAKQADVVIVAAAGNAPDDQAVGFPAAYPDVVAVGGVDQRGVRSEVSVSGREIDVVAPAVEIFSTNFDGGYRVGTGTSGATAIVAGAAALVRAKYPYLPADEVAHRLTATAIDKGPPGRDDQYGYGVIDLVAALTADVPPRGFESTPQTGTGQRTTEAEGPEADENDTATVRGMATLAVLLAAGGCWALIVRHRRRSDDPPPRISR, from the coding sequence ATGTTGGCGGCGCTGCTACTTGCCACGACCTCTACACCAGCACCTAGCCACATGCTGGTTCGCCCTCCGGAGCCAGACGCCGGTCAGATCCGAAAGCTGCAGCGCCACCTTGACTACCTTGTCGTCAGCGAAGCGCATGCGACCAGCCGAGGAAAAGGGATTGTAGTTGCCATACTGGATACTGGCGTTGCACCTCACCTAGATCTCCGCAGGAACCTGCTGCCCGGCGTAGACCTTCTCGCGGATAGCACCAGGAACGGTTGGCAGGATGCGGATGGCCACGGAACGGCAATGGCAGGCTTAATCGCATCACATGGCCAGTCCTCGAATCGAGGCACACTCGGAATTGCGCCCGATGCCGAGATCCTTCCGGTCCGCTTCAAGTCAGCTGGGCAAGAGGGCACGGCTCGCGATCTGGCTCGCGCGATCGACTATGCAGTCAGCAACGGCGCCGATGTCATAAGCATCTCTTCCACCGGCGGCCCGGATGTTGGCCTTCAGGAGGCAATTCAGTCGGCGAAGCAAGCAGACGTTGTAATAGTGGCGGCCGCAGGCAATGCGCCAGACGACCAGGCTGTGGGCTTCCCTGCAGCCTATCCAGACGTAGTCGCCGTAGGCGGAGTCGACCAAAGAGGCGTGCGATCTGAGGTTTCAGTGTCTGGACGCGAAATCGACGTCGTTGCACCGGCAGTCGAAATTTTCAGCACCAACTTTGACGGCGGATACCGGGTAGGAACGGGCACCTCCGGAGCTACCGCCATTGTGGCTGGGGCGGCGGCTTTGGTTCGGGCCAAGTATCCGTATCTGCCGGCGGACGAGGTGGCGCATCGGTTGACGGCGACCGCGATTGACAAGGGGCCTCCCGGGCGGGACGACCAGTACGGCTACGGCGTGATCGATCTGGTGGCGGCGCTGACGGCAGACGTACCGCCCAGGGGTTTCGAGTCGACGCCGCAGACCGGGACTGGTCAGCGCACGACGGAGGCTGAGGGGCCGGAAGCCGACGAGAACGACACCGCGACGGTCCGCGGGATGGCTACTCTCGCCGTTTTGCTGGCGGCTGGCGGCTGTTGGGCGCTGATCGTCCGGCACCGCAGACGGTCTGATGACCCGCCGCCTCGCATTAGTCGCTGA
- a CDS encoding DUF6444 domain-containing protein — protein MSSVPQVPLLYEDLVAMLVELRERVDRLEAENAELKRRLGMNSSSSSRPPSLDGPGRPARQPGKGSGRRRGKQPGAPGWTLELVADPDEVIEHRPQRCGHPGCGAPLGDGREYGRQRRQVIELPERRSVVVEHQLVAVECGGCGQVSEPVAPGGVSGRVQYGAVLEQLFTTGPWLPEPAISS, from the coding sequence GTGTCGTCCGTCCCGCAGGTCCCGCTCTTGTACGAGGATCTGGTCGCGATGCTGGTTGAGCTGCGGGAACGGGTTGATCGGTTGGAAGCCGAGAACGCTGAACTGAAACGCCGGTTGGGGATGAACTCCTCGAGCTCGTCGAGGCCTCCCTCGTTGGACGGTCCGGGCCGTCCGGCCCGGCAGCCGGGTAAAGGCAGTGGGCGGCGGCGGGGCAAGCAGCCGGGAGCGCCGGGATGGACCCTCGAACTGGTCGCGGATCCGGATGAGGTCATCGAGCACCGGCCACAGCGGTGTGGCCATCCGGGTTGTGGGGCTCCGCTGGGTGATGGGCGTGAGTACGGGCGGCAGCGCCGGCAGGTGATCGAGCTGCCCGAGCGGCGGTCGGTGGTCGTTGAGCACCAACTGGTCGCGGTTGAGTGCGGCGGGTGCGGGCAGGTCAGCGAGCCGGTGGCGCCCGGCGGGGTGTCCGGGCGGGTGCAGTACGGCGCCGTGCTCGAACAACTCTTCACCACCGGACCATGGCTACCCGAACCGGCAATATCAAGCTGA
- the tnpC gene encoding IS66 family transposase, which produces MPADPSQPSYEQLLALNADLFARLDQALGRIAELEADLSTAKCRIADLEAQLKQSSKNSSKPPSTDGLAKPAPKSLRGRSGRGPGRPAGQPGATLEQVADPDVIVRHTPEVCAGCDNDLAGAAEVSVTRRQVFDIPEPTVVVTEHQIVTLACPCGHRTTGIGPAEATAPAVYGPRIAAIGVYLLHGQFLSIGRTADALRDLFGLPVAAATVTAWVKRTALGIIEQVLPVIRDRIRQAPVVHFDETGMRVEGRLAWLHSASTGTDVLLTAHRRRGAAAIDDAGVLPGFTGVAVHDAWAPYDTYTSANHALCNAHVLRELVYVTDTATGPTADLATQAINALRRLNRLADDAHTGQDTANPDALREQQYLLRSAVVLGAQATAGRDGKLQRKHHALFVRLRDRRDDYLRFVTDPAVPFDNNAAEQTIRMPKLRIKVSGSMRTMTGAEHFAAIRSYTATAIRQGNNMLDALIQAVTGNPWIPATT; this is translated from the coding sequence GTGCCCGCCGATCCTTCGCAGCCGTCGTATGAGCAGCTGCTTGCGCTGAACGCGGACCTGTTCGCCCGGTTGGATCAGGCGCTCGGGCGGATCGCGGAGCTGGAGGCTGACCTCAGTACGGCGAAGTGCCGGATCGCTGATCTGGAAGCCCAGCTGAAGCAGTCGTCGAAGAACTCCTCGAAACCGCCGTCGACGGACGGGCTGGCCAAGCCGGCACCCAAATCTTTGCGCGGTAGGTCCGGGCGGGGGCCGGGGCGCCCGGCCGGGCAGCCCGGCGCCACTCTGGAGCAGGTCGCCGACCCCGACGTCATCGTGCGGCACACCCCCGAGGTGTGCGCGGGCTGCGACAACGATCTGGCCGGCGCGGCCGAAGTGTCCGTGACCCGGCGGCAGGTGTTCGACATTCCGGAACCGACGGTCGTGGTGACCGAGCATCAGATCGTCACCCTCGCCTGCCCGTGTGGACATCGCACCACCGGCATCGGGCCCGCCGAGGCCACCGCGCCTGCCGTGTACGGGCCGCGGATCGCCGCGATCGGGGTCTACCTGTTGCACGGGCAGTTCCTGTCGATCGGCCGTACCGCCGACGCGCTGCGGGACCTGTTCGGCCTGCCGGTCGCGGCGGCCACGGTCACCGCCTGGGTCAAACGCACCGCCCTCGGCATCATCGAGCAGGTGCTGCCGGTGATCCGCGACCGGATCCGGCAGGCGCCGGTCGTGCACTTCGACGAGACCGGGATGCGCGTCGAAGGCCGTCTGGCCTGGCTGCACTCCGCGTCCACCGGCACCGACGTGCTCCTCACGGCGCACCGCAGACGCGGCGCCGCCGCCATTGACGACGCCGGTGTCCTGCCCGGCTTCACCGGTGTCGCCGTGCACGACGCGTGGGCGCCATACGACACCTACACCAGCGCCAACCACGCCCTGTGCAACGCCCACGTGCTGCGTGAACTGGTCTACGTCACCGACACCGCCACCGGCCCCACCGCCGACCTCGCCACCCAAGCCATCAACGCGCTGCGCCGGCTCAACCGCCTGGCCGACGACGCCCACACCGGGCAGGACACAGCGAACCCGGACGCCCTACGCGAGCAGCAGTACCTGCTGCGCTCCGCCGTCGTGCTCGGCGCGCAGGCCACCGCCGGCCGCGACGGCAAACTCCAGCGCAAACACCACGCCCTGTTCGTCCGGCTCCGCGACCGCCGCGACGACTACCTACGATTCGTCACCGACCCGGCCGTCCCCTTCGACAACAACGCCGCCGAACAGACCATCCGTATGCCGAAACTACGGATCAAGGTCTCCGGAAGCATGCGCACCATGACCGGCGCCGAACACTTCGCCGCCATCCGCAGCTACACCGCCACCGCCATCCGCCAAGGCAACAACATGCTCGACGCCCTGATCCAAGCCGTCACCGGAAACCCCTGGATCCCCGCCACCACCTGA
- a CDS encoding Maf family protein encodes MPDVLPLRLVLASASPARRKTLQAAGIEPDVLVSGVDESQVVTDRAEDLCLELARLKAQAVLTRLQPGDDQRTLVLGCDSVLAFDGETFGKPDDAADATRRWERMRGRSGVLHSGHCLIDIVGGRRAEAVASTVVHFANISNQEIATYVATGEPLAVAGAFTIDGLGGAFVERIEGDPGTVVGLSMPLLRRLLAELDLRITDLWTKVAPGNQIVEPLG; translated from the coding sequence GTGCCTGATGTGCTTCCGCTCCGCCTCGTGCTCGCCTCGGCGAGCCCTGCCCGCCGTAAGACTCTCCAGGCCGCCGGCATAGAGCCGGACGTGCTGGTCAGTGGCGTCGACGAGAGTCAGGTGGTGACCGATCGGGCGGAGGATCTCTGCCTGGAGTTGGCCCGACTCAAGGCGCAGGCCGTGCTGACCCGGTTGCAGCCCGGCGACGACCAGCGGACGCTGGTGCTGGGCTGCGATTCGGTGCTCGCCTTCGATGGCGAGACTTTCGGCAAGCCCGATGACGCGGCCGATGCCACCCGGCGCTGGGAGCGGATGCGGGGGCGCAGCGGTGTGCTGCACAGCGGCCACTGTCTGATCGACATCGTGGGCGGACGTCGGGCCGAGGCGGTGGCCTCCACGGTGGTGCACTTCGCCAATATCAGTAACCAGGAGATCGCCACCTACGTGGCCACCGGTGAGCCGCTCGCGGTGGCCGGCGCGTTCACGATCGACGGGTTGGGCGGGGCGTTCGTGGAGCGGATCGAGGGCGATCCGGGCACCGTGGTCGGGTTGTCCATGCCGTTGCTGCGGCGACTGCTCGCCGAACTGGACCTGCGGATCACCGATCTGTGGACAAAAGTCGCGCCCGGCAATCAGATTGTCGAGCCGCTCGGCTAG
- a CDS encoding O-methyltransferase, translating to MTLKSIPLTDELHAYLVAHGSPPDEIVRDLAEETLAVLPEHASMQVAPEQAAFLTFLTRLLGVRNAVEVGTFTGLSSLAIARGLADGGRLTCFDISEEYTGIARRYWARAGVDDRIELRIGPAGETLRELPHERHLDFAFIDADKTSYPLYWNELVPRMRPGGVIAVDNVLRHGRVVAPESEADRAIAAFNEYVLADVRVDAVMLPIADGLTLARVH from the coding sequence ATGACGCTCAAGTCGATTCCGCTCACCGATGAGCTGCACGCGTACCTCGTGGCGCACGGCTCGCCGCCGGACGAGATCGTCCGCGACCTGGCCGAGGAGACGCTCGCCGTCCTGCCGGAGCACGCTTCCATGCAGGTGGCGCCGGAGCAGGCCGCCTTCCTGACGTTCCTGACCCGGCTGCTCGGCGTACGCAACGCGGTGGAGGTGGGCACGTTCACCGGGCTATCCTCGCTGGCGATCGCCCGGGGCCTCGCCGACGGCGGGCGGCTGACCTGCTTCGACATCTCCGAGGAGTACACCGGCATCGCGCGCCGGTACTGGGCGCGAGCCGGTGTCGACGACCGGATCGAGCTGCGCATCGGCCCGGCCGGGGAGACGCTGCGCGAGCTGCCGCACGAGCGGCACCTGGACTTCGCCTTCATCGACGCCGACAAGACCAGCTATCCGCTGTACTGGAACGAGTTGGTGCCCCGGATGCGGCCGGGTGGCGTGATCGCCGTCGACAACGTGCTGCGGCACGGGCGGGTGGTGGCACCGGAGAGCGAGGCCGACCGGGCGATCGCCGCGTTCAACGAATACGTCCTCGCCGACGTGCGGGTGGACGCGGTGATGTTGCCGATCGCAGACGGCCTGACTCTCGCCCGGGTGCACTGA
- a CDS encoding ABC transporter permease: MKLARDTWLIFQRQFHLLLRNPVWVFVGVFQPVMYLLLFAPLLKPALNAPTQAEAYKIFVPGLLVLLAIFGGLFQGFGLIAELRAGVIERSRVTPVSRLALLLGRSLRDVVSLMVQAVIITLLALLFDLRVFIGDLLLAYLMLALIALMTSAVSYGVALKVKSEDALAPLMNTVAQPVLLLSGILLPLAFAPGWLQGVAKWNPFSWAVDGTRALFNGDIGNDRVWQGLTIIAILATAGVYWAARQFARSVR, translated from the coding sequence ATGAAACTCGCCCGCGACACCTGGCTGATCTTCCAGCGGCAGTTCCATCTGCTGCTGCGCAACCCCGTGTGGGTCTTCGTCGGCGTCTTCCAGCCGGTGATGTATCTGCTCCTGTTCGCCCCGCTGCTCAAGCCTGCGCTGAACGCGCCGACCCAGGCCGAGGCGTACAAGATCTTCGTGCCCGGCCTGCTGGTGCTGCTGGCCATCTTCGGCGGCCTGTTCCAGGGCTTCGGCCTGATCGCGGAGCTGCGCGCCGGCGTGATCGAGCGTTCCCGGGTCACCCCGGTCAGCCGGCTCGCCCTGCTGCTCGGCCGCTCGCTGCGCGACGTGGTGTCCCTGATGGTGCAGGCGGTCATCATCACCCTCCTGGCGCTCCTGTTCGACCTGCGGGTCTTCATCGGCGACCTGCTGCTGGCGTACCTCATGCTCGCCCTGATCGCGCTGATGACCTCGGCGGTCAGCTACGGCGTCGCGCTCAAGGTGAAGAGCGAGGACGCCCTGGCTCCGCTGATGAACACGGTCGCCCAGCCGGTGCTGCTGCTCTCCGGCATCCTGCTCCCGCTCGCCTTCGCCCCCGGCTGGTTGCAGGGCGTCGCCAAGTGGAATCCGTTCTCCTGGGCGGTGGACGGCACCCGCGCGCTGTTCAACGGCGACATCGGCAACGACCGGGTCTGGCAGGGGCTGACCATCATCGCGATCCTCGCCACCGCCGGGGTCTATTGGGCGGCCCGCCAGTTCGCCCGCAGCGTCCGGTGA
- a CDS encoding ATP-binding cassette domain-containing protein, which yields MIETRGLRKSFRSRAGRETKTVEAVRGVDLDVPAGEIFGFLGPNGAGKTTTLRMLATLIEPDGGQATIAGADLLKNPGEVRRRIGYVAQGGSTWDESTAREELVLQARMYGIGKAEAQRRAVRALEAFQLTEFADRKCKTYSGGQRRRVEIALGIIHEPKIVFLDEPTTGLDPQSRAHMWDEIRRLRTDGMTVFITTHYLDEADALCDRIAIMDHGEVVVEGTPTDLKREISGDVVLVGLDIVATGEAEKLLDGEEYVNRLESLEEGGLRLFVDDGATAMPQILRRVDSAGLDLKSIELHRPSLDDVFLTKTGRSLRES from the coding sequence ATGATCGAGACCAGAGGGCTGCGGAAGTCGTTCCGCAGCCGGGCCGGTCGGGAGACGAAGACCGTCGAGGCGGTACGCGGCGTCGACCTGGACGTCCCGGCCGGTGAGATATTCGGGTTCCTGGGCCCGAACGGCGCCGGCAAGACCACCACGTTGCGGATGCTGGCGACACTGATCGAGCCGGACGGCGGCCAGGCCACCATCGCCGGTGCCGATCTGCTCAAGAACCCGGGCGAGGTGCGCCGACGGATCGGCTACGTCGCCCAGGGCGGCAGCACCTGGGACGAGTCGACCGCCCGCGAGGAGCTGGTGCTCCAGGCCCGGATGTACGGCATCGGCAAGGCCGAGGCCCAGCGTCGGGCGGTACGCGCGCTGGAGGCGTTCCAGCTCACCGAGTTCGCCGACCGCAAGTGCAAGACCTACTCCGGTGGGCAGCGGCGGCGGGTCGAGATCGCGCTCGGCATCATCCACGAGCCGAAGATCGTCTTCCTGGACGAGCCCACCACCGGCCTCGACCCGCAGAGCCGGGCACACATGTGGGACGAGATCCGGCGACTGCGGACCGACGGGATGACCGTCTTCATCACCACCCACTACCTCGACGAAGCCGACGCGCTCTGCGACCGCATCGCGATCATGGACCACGGCGAGGTGGTCGTCGAGGGCACGCCGACCGACCTCAAGCGGGAGATCTCCGGTGACGTGGTGCTGGTCGGCCTCGACATCGTGGCCACCGGCGAGGCGGAGAAGCTGCTCGACGGCGAGGAGTACGTGAACCGGCTGGAGAGCCTGGAGGAGGGGGGCCTGCGCCTGTTCGTCGACGACGGCGCGACGGCCATGCCGCAGATCCTGCGCCGTGTCGACAGCGCCGGTCTCGACCTCAAGTCGATCGAGCTGCACCGTCCGAGCCTCGACGACGTCTTCCTCACGAAGACCGGCCGCTCGCTGCGCGAGTCCTGA
- a CDS encoding acetyl/propionyl/methylcrotonyl-CoA carboxylase subunit alpha — translation MRKVLIANRGEIAVRVIRACQDAGLGSVAVYADSDRDALHAMLADEAYALDGDTAANTYLRIDKLIDVAARVGVDAVHPGYGFLSENADFAQAVIDARLTWIGPTPQAIRDLGDKITARHIAQRAGAPLVPGTPDPVGSPDEVMAFAVDHGLPVAIKAAFGGGGRGLKVARTMEEIPHLFESATREAVAAFGRGECFVERYLDQPRHVEAQVLADQHGNVIVAGTRDCSLQRRHQKLVEEAPAPFLSAEQRTQIHESAKAICREAGYHGAGTVEYLVGNDGTISFLEVNTRLQVEHPVTEETAGIDLVREQFRIADGEKLRLTEDPTPRGHSIEFRINGEDPGRGFLPAPGTVTALRLPTGPGVRVDTGISAGDVIGGNFDSLLAKVIITGETRIEALERARRALDEIVIEGMATALPFHRLVVRDPAFTAEPSAVHTRWIETEFDNTVPPFTAVADGPAAPAERETIVVEVGGKRLEVRLPAGLGAGTASAAPAAKKPTRRGGGATAGAAAGGDALTSPMQGTIVKIAVADGDTVAEGDLVVVLEAMKMEQPLHAHKAGTVSGLAAEVGAVITAGAAICTIA, via the coding sequence GTGCGCAAGGTACTCATCGCCAACCGGGGCGAGATCGCCGTCCGGGTCATCCGCGCCTGCCAGGACGCCGGCCTGGGCAGTGTCGCGGTGTACGCGGACTCGGACCGGGATGCCCTGCACGCCATGCTCGCCGACGAAGCGTACGCCCTGGACGGCGACACCGCTGCGAATACCTACCTCCGTATCGACAAACTTATCGACGTCGCTGCCCGTGTCGGTGTCGACGCGGTGCACCCCGGGTACGGCTTCCTCTCCGAGAACGCCGACTTCGCCCAGGCGGTCATCGACGCACGCCTGACCTGGATCGGGCCCACCCCGCAGGCGATCCGCGACCTCGGTGACAAAATCACCGCCCGGCACATCGCCCAGCGGGCCGGCGCTCCCCTGGTGCCCGGCACCCCCGACCCGGTGGGCAGCCCGGACGAGGTGATGGCCTTCGCCGTCGACCACGGACTGCCGGTGGCGATCAAGGCTGCCTTCGGCGGCGGCGGGCGCGGCCTGAAGGTGGCCCGCACCATGGAGGAGATCCCGCACCTGTTCGAGTCGGCCACCCGCGAGGCGGTCGCCGCCTTCGGCCGGGGCGAGTGCTTCGTCGAGCGGTACCTCGACCAGCCGCGCCACGTCGAGGCGCAGGTTTTGGCCGACCAGCACGGCAACGTGATCGTCGCCGGCACCCGGGACTGCTCGTTGCAGCGCCGGCACCAGAAGCTGGTCGAGGAGGCACCGGCGCCGTTCCTCAGCGCCGAGCAGCGGACGCAGATCCACGAGAGCGCGAAGGCGATCTGCCGGGAGGCCGGTTACCACGGCGCGGGCACGGTGGAGTACCTGGTCGGCAACGACGGCACCATCTCCTTCCTGGAGGTCAACACCCGGCTCCAGGTGGAGCACCCGGTGACCGAGGAGACCGCCGGCATCGACCTGGTACGCGAGCAGTTCCGCATCGCCGACGGCGAGAAGCTGCGGCTCACCGAGGACCCGACGCCGCGCGGGCACTCCATCGAGTTCCGGATCAACGGCGAGGACCCGGGCCGGGGCTTCCTGCCCGCTCCCGGCACGGTGACCGCCCTGCGCCTGCCGACCGGTCCCGGCGTACGGGTGGACACCGGTATCTCGGCCGGCGACGTGATCGGCGGCAATTTCGACAGCCTGCTCGCCAAGGTCATCATCACCGGGGAGACCCGCATCGAGGCGTTGGAGCGGGCCCGGCGCGCCCTGGACGAGATAGTGATCGAGGGGATGGCCACCGCGCTGCCGTTCCATCGCCTGGTGGTCCGCGACCCGGCATTCACCGCCGAGCCGTCCGCGGTGCACACCCGCTGGATAGAGACCGAGTTCGACAACACCGTCCCGCCGTTCACCGCAGTGGCCGACGGCCCGGCCGCTCCGGCCGAGCGCGAGACGATCGTGGTCGAGGTGGGCGGCAAGCGGCTGGAGGTGCGCCTCCCCGCCGGGCTCGGTGCGGGTACAGCGAGCGCCGCACCGGCCGCGAAGAAGCCCACCCGTCGGGGCGGTGGTGCCACGGCCGGTGCGGCGGCGGGCGGTGACGCGCTCACCTCGCCGATGCAGGGCACGATCGTCAAGATCGCGGTCGCCGACGGGGACACCGTGGCCGAGGGCGACCTGGTCGTGGTGCTCGAGGCGATGAAGATGGAGCAGCCGTTGCACGCCCACAAGGCGGGCACGGTCAGCGGCCTCGCCGCCGAGGTCGGCGCGGTGATCACCGCCGGCGCCGCCATCTGCACCATCGCCTGA